The window CGTAATTATCGCCGTCGACCTCATACCCCATATCCGCAATAGTCCCCACGGCCTCGACATCACGCGCATTGATGATATTGGCACAGATCAGCTCGGCACGCATGCTGTCGGCCATATCGGTTGCATATGTCAGCAGACCTTCAGTATACCGATTCATGCCAACTGCTGCCATAATTTTTTTTGCAGCACCCATAACTATTTCCTTTCATGCGGCTGCCGGTTCGGCAGCTATTTTAGGTGTGCGCGGCCGCTGCATCAGATATAGCACGCCGTAAACCGCCAAACCGATCAGATACGTCCAATAGCGCTGCTCATGCGGCAGTCCGATCAAGCGCGCAATTAAATCCGGGCGCATCAAATTTAAGGTAACGAATAAAAACAGCGGGATCTCATATATTCTGTTTTTGGCTACAAACCATCCCTGGGTTGCGGATGCAAAAGCGAAGTTACCGACGCAAGCCATCACAAAAATAAGCAGCCCTTGAGGCCAGCTATAGATATTGTGCAGGATCAAATCCGAGTTGAAAATGAACATGAACGGCAAAATCGCAGTGCGAATATCATACATAAATCCCTGCAAGCCGGTTGGTATTGGTGGTGACTTGGCAATGGCCGCCGCAGCATAGGCTGCCAGCCCCACCGGTGGTGTGTCATCGGCCAGGATACCAAAATAAAAGCAGAACAGATGCGCAGCCATCAAGGGTACGATGAATCCCTGCATACCGCCGATGGTCACGATGGCCGGGGCGGTCAGCGATGCCATGACAATATAAGTGGCAGTAGTGGGCAGACCCATCCCGATAACCAGACTGGCCACAGCGGTAATCACCAGCATCAGAAAGATATTGCCGCCCGAAAGGGTGTCGATGATCTGGGTGATCAGTTGCCCCAAACCCAGGGCTACCACCCCCACGATGATCCCGGCAGCAGCCGTTGCCAGGGCCACCGAAACCATGTTGCGCGCGCCGGAAGCCAGTGCTGAAAAAATGTCTTCGACACTCTTTTTAAACGCCGGCCCCAGAGGCTCTTTTTTCAGGTACGCTTTTACCGGATTTTGCAGGAACATCACGATGGCCATCACCCAGATGGCGTTGAATGCTGCCAGCTCCGGTGAGTGGCGCACGACAATCAACTCATAAAGTAAAAAACACAGCGGTATCAGGTAGTGTGCGCCGCTGAGCAGGGTCTTCAAAAAAGGCGGCAGCTCGGCCCGCGACATGCCCCTGAGCCCCAGTTTGGAGGCCTCAATGTGGGTAATAAAAAACAGGGCCGCATATGATGCAAAAGCTGGAATCGCAGCGGCTTTAATCACATCGATGTAAGGGACATTCACATATTCGGCGATGATAAAGGCCGCCGCACCCATAATCGGTGGCGCCAACTGGCCGTCGGTGCTGGCCGCCACCTCAACGGCAGCCGCTTTGGTGCCCGGGTAACCGACTTTTTTCATCAAGGGGATCGTAAACGTTCCGGTGGTGACAATGTTGGCGATACTGGAACCCGACACCAGACCGGTCAACCCGCTGCCCATGATGGCAGCTTTGGCCGGTCCGCCTTTAAATCCGCCCAGCAGCGCCAGCGCCAGCTTGATAAAATATTGACCCGCACCGGCCTTATCGAGCATGGCGCCGAAAAGAACAAACAGAAACACAATGGTGGCTGAAACATCCAGCGGAATACCGTAGATCCCCTCGGTGGACATGGTCATCTGGCCCATCAGACGGTTGAGCGATGTGCCCTTAAAAGCGATTAAATCGGGCATATAAGGCCCTAAGAAGGAATAAACGATAAAGATAGTGGCAATGACCGGAAGAGCCGGTCCAATGACACGACGCGTGGCTTCCAGCAAAAGCACCATCAGGGTAATACCGATGACGATGTCGCGTGTAATCGGGGAACCGTAACGCGTGACCAGCCCTGCGTAATCGATGACAATGTAAATGGCCGCAAAGGCGGCAATGATACCGATAGCAT of the Desulfobacterales bacterium genome contains:
- a CDS encoding TRAP transporter permease translates to MSNHEIQEKDEGIEIARRMAEEEEGIGRRPKGPQKYVIPTVAVCWSLFQLSIASWLIMDSTFIRAIHLGFALLIVYLNYPLFKKTHFGLKYFSAKNRIPILDYAIGIIAAFAAIYIVIDYAGLVTRYGSPITRDIVIGITLMVLLLEATRRVIGPALPVIATIFIVYSFLGPYMPDLIAFKGTSLNRLMGQMTMSTEGIYGIPLDVSATIVFLFVLFGAMLDKAGAGQYFIKLALALLGGFKGGPAKAAIMGSGLTGLVSGSSIANIVTTGTFTIPLMKKVGYPGTKAAAVEVAASTDGQLAPPIMGAAAFIIAEYVNVPYIDVIKAAAIPAFASYAALFFITHIEASKLGLRGMSRAELPPFLKTLLSGAHYLIPLCFLLYELIVVRHSPELAAFNAIWVMAIVMFLQNPVKAYLKKEPLGPAFKKSVEDIFSALASGARNMVSVALATAAAGIIVGVVALGLGQLITQIIDTLSGGNIFLMLVITAVASLVIGMGLPTTATYIVMASLTAPAIVTIGGMQGFIVPLMAAHLFCFYFGILADDTPPVGLAAYAAAAIAKSPPIPTGLQGFMYDIRTAILPFMFIFNSDLILHNIYSWPQGLLIFVMACVGNFAFASATQGWFVAKNRIYEIPLFLFVTLNLMRPDLIARLIGLPHEQRYWTYLIGLAVYGVLYLMQRPRTPKIAAEPAAA